Proteins encoded together in one Armatimonadota bacterium window:
- a CDS encoding aspartate--ammonia ligase has product MSNKTADLAGPGISTYEEIERILPTDYRSLLSPKETQIAVAAVKRYIEDGMCKELNLIRVEVPLIVDKDSGVNDYLDRDGSRTPIDFPCGLGLEKRIEAQVVQAATKWKRMALKTFGMDVGEGLITDMRAVRKDYFLDHDHSAYVDQWDWERVMTADQRNLDFLTDIIQKIWKVLRGAEKFALEMYPQLKDPRYPELPDELKFLHAEEILDMYPDLPRKQRETQILQKYPAVFIYGIGYVLNDGYPHEMRAADYDDWVTPTVSKDGRPMHGLNGDILVWNPVTKRRHELSSMGIRVTKDTLREQLKITGQEDFLKLPYHQAILNDQIPLSIGGGIGQSRVLMLLLRKAHLGEVSVTVWPKQLRDICEKKNIYVIQ; this is encoded by the coding sequence CTGTCGAACAAGACGGCGGATCTCGCCGGTCCGGGCATCAGCACGTACGAAGAGATCGAACGCATCCTTCCCACCGATTACCGCTCCCTGCTGTCTCCCAAAGAGACCCAGATCGCCGTCGCCGCCGTCAAGCGGTACATCGAGGACGGCATGTGCAAGGAGCTCAACCTCATTCGCGTCGAGGTCCCGCTCATCGTGGACAAGGACAGCGGCGTCAACGACTATCTGGACCGCGACGGCTCGCGCACGCCGATTGATTTCCCATGCGGGCTCGGCCTGGAGAAGCGCATCGAGGCGCAGGTCGTGCAGGCGGCCACGAAGTGGAAGCGTATGGCGCTGAAGACCTTCGGCATGGACGTCGGCGAGGGCCTGATCACCGACATGCGCGCCGTGCGCAAGGACTACTTCCTCGACCACGACCACAGCGCGTATGTCGACCAGTGGGACTGGGAGCGCGTGATGACCGCCGACCAGCGCAACCTGGACTTCCTCACCGACATCATCCAGAAGATCTGGAAGGTGCTTCGCGGCGCCGAGAAGTTTGCGCTCGAGATGTATCCGCAGCTCAAGGACCCGCGATACCCCGAGCTGCCCGACGAGCTGAAGTTCCTGCACGCCGAGGAGATTCTGGACATGTATCCGGACCTGCCCCGCAAGCAGCGCGAGACGCAGATCTTGCAGAAATATCCGGCGGTGTTCATCTACGGGATCGGTTACGTGCTGAACGACGGGTATCCGCACGAGATGCGCGCGGCGGATTATGACGATTGGGTCACGCCGACCGTCAGCAAAGACGGCCGCCCAATGCACGGCCTGAACGGCGACATCCTGGTCTGGAACCCGGTGACCAAACGCCGGCACGAGCTTTCCTCGATGGGAATCCGCGTGACCAAGGACACGCTGAGGGAGCAGCTCAAGATCACGGGCCAGGAGGACTTCCTGAAGCTGCCCTACCACCAGGCGATCCTGAACGACCAGATCCCATTGAGCATCGGCGGCGGCATCGGGCAGTCAAGGGTGCTCATGCTGCTGCTGCGCAAGGCGCACCTGGGCGAGGTCAGCGTGACCGTGTGGCCGAAGCAACTAAGGGACATCTGCGAGAAGAAGAACATCTACGTGATTCAGTAG
- a CDS encoding SDR family oxidoreductase, with product MLRLDGQVALVTGGGTGIGAAIAFVLAEEGVKIVLCGRRAEPLAEVADRLITDSLCLVCDVREASQVERTVARVVQQFGRLDILVNNAGIFQSVPFEETSTEQWDAIHDTNLRGAFLFSKAAWPHLKESKGQIVQVSSIAGSQGFSGCSAYCASKHGLNGLSEVLTIEGKPHGIRVLSVCPGSVDTPLWQALETDDVLERMMRVEDIAELCRYLVCSPRNIEHGKHIITNYQSPWG from the coding sequence ATGTTGAGGCTGGATGGCCAGGTAGCTCTGGTGACGGGCGGTGGGACGGGTATTGGCGCCGCGATTGCATTTGTGCTTGCAGAGGAGGGTGTGAAGATCGTCCTTTGCGGTCGAAGGGCCGAGCCCCTCGCCGAGGTTGCCGATCGGTTGATAACCGATTCGCTCTGCCTGGTTTGCGACGTCCGGGAGGCATCGCAGGTCGAGAGGACGGTGGCTCGGGTGGTGCAGCAGTTCGGCAGGCTCGACATCCTGGTCAACAACGCCGGCATCTTCCAGTCGGTCCCGTTTGAAGAGACAAGCACCGAACAGTGGGACGCCATCCACGACACGAACCTGCGCGGGGCGTTCCTCTTCTCCAAGGCCGCGTGGCCGCACCTCAAAGAATCAAAGGGCCAGATCGTCCAGGTCAGCTCGATCGCCGGAAGCCAGGGCTTCAGCGGCTGCTCGGCCTATTGCGCCAGCAAGCACGGCCTCAACGGGCTTTCGGAAGTCCTCACGATCGAGGGCAAGCCGCACGGCATAAGAGTTCTCTCCGTATGCCCGGGATCAGTGGATACGCCTCTTTGGCAAGCGCTGGAAACCGACGATGTGCTTGAGCGCATGATGCGCGTCGAGGACATCGCCGAGCTCTGCCGGTATCTGGTGTGCTCGCCTCGGAACATCGAGCACGGCAAGCACATCATCACGAACTACCAGAGTCCGTGGGGATGA
- a CDS encoding ADP-ribosylglycohydrolase family protein, translating to MDRTWLYLSRDDLLTERLQAEQEGIDLSPFVAEFDSLLSQEEPDQRRAEALLDAIQTEPIREGYPFVEPNDLQNIRDECAMPVPTSDLGPRTSGLDLDRLHGTWLGRCCGCMLGKVTEGWRRPTMEGFLKDTGQWPLRGYISKGPSEEIRTKHGVAGRRFWIDDHREMPEDDDLNYTVSGFEILRRYGRDFTPDQVAQFWMSDIPILHVCTAERVAYKNFVNGVLPPASASFRNPYREWIGAQIRADFWGYANPGEPWKAAEFAWRDASISHVKNGIYGEMWAAAMIAAAFTAESPQGAIEAGLACIPQKSRLADALRRVIAWHGEGIDASEAQRRIHTEWDETRSHDWCHTISNAMIVAIALLWGEGDFGRTLCLAVETCFDTDCNGATSGSVLGAMQGASKLPKQWTEPLHDTLETGVQGYHRVSIKGMAERTMELTRRES from the coding sequence GTGGACCGCACGTGGCTGTACCTTTCTCGCGACGACCTCCTGACCGAACGCCTGCAGGCGGAGCAGGAAGGGATTGATCTCTCACCCTTTGTGGCCGAGTTTGACTCCCTCTTGAGCCAGGAAGAACCCGACCAACGCCGTGCCGAAGCACTTTTGGATGCGATTCAGACTGAGCCGATACGGGAGGGCTACCCGTTTGTGGAGCCCAACGACCTGCAGAACATCCGAGACGAGTGCGCAATGCCAGTCCCGACCTCGGACCTCGGACCTCGGACCTCAGGCCTCGACCTCGACCGGCTCCACGGCACCTGGCTCGGGCGGTGCTGTGGGTGCATGCTCGGCAAGGTCACCGAAGGTTGGCGTAGACCGACGATGGAGGGCTTTTTGAAGGACACGGGCCAGTGGCCGCTCCGCGGTTACATCTCGAAAGGGCCATCCGAGGAGATCAGAACGAAGCACGGTGTTGCTGGACGACGTTTCTGGATCGACGACCATCGCGAGATGCCCGAAGACGACGACCTGAACTACACGGTCAGCGGGTTCGAGATATTGAGGCGCTATGGGCGCGACTTCACGCCAGACCAGGTGGCGCAGTTCTGGATGTCCGACATCCCGATCCTGCACGTTTGCACCGCCGAACGCGTGGCGTACAAGAACTTCGTCAATGGCGTGCTGCCGCCTGCTTCGGCGAGCTTTCGCAATCCCTATCGTGAGTGGATCGGAGCCCAGATTCGGGCGGACTTCTGGGGTTACGCCAATCCCGGCGAGCCGTGGAAAGCCGCCGAGTTCGCCTGGCGCGATGCGAGCATCAGCCACGTGAAGAACGGCATCTACGGCGAGATGTGGGCGGCCGCGATGATCGCGGCGGCGTTTACCGCCGAATCGCCCCAAGGAGCCATCGAGGCGGGCCTGGCGTGCATTCCGCAGAAATCGCGGCTTGCGGATGCCCTCAGGCGCGTCATCGCCTGGCATGGAGAGGGTATCGACGCCTCGGAAGCTCAGCGGCGCATCCACACCGAGTGGGACGAGACCCGCTCGCACGACTGGTGCCACACAATCTCGAACGCGATGATCGTGGCTATTGCCCTGCTCTGGGGCGAAGGCGACTTCGGCAGGACCCTCTGCCTGGCCGTGGAGACCTGCTTCGACACCGACTGCAACGGCGCGACCTCGGGTTCGGTGTTAGGCGCGATGCAGGGAGCGTCCAAGCTTCCGAAACAGTGGACCGAGCCCCTGCACGACACCCTGGAAACGGGGGTTCAGGGCTATCACCGCGTGAGCATTAAGGGAATGGCGGAAAGGACGATGGAGCTAACCAGAAGAGAATCATGA
- a CDS encoding metallophosphoesterase yields MKDGRQSPSSRRSFLKVAGAGALCALTPANSLAQFGRSPQRKRSLRVAHLTDIHLQPELHAAEGMEMCLKHAMEQKPDLVVYGGDNIMDALTADRDRVKLQWDLFKSVHKANSHVESHYCFGNHDVFGWGARERFKTDPLFGKRYTLDVLEYERSYHSFDKGPWHFVILDSIQPKEGNGYVAGLDPEQFDWLKADLATIPLSRPVLVVSHIPIAAVCTLLGSNVVKDGAHSVSISSMHADAKPLKDLFAKHPNVKLCVSGHIHLGDRLEYLGVTYACNGAVSGGWWTGPNQEFKPAYALLDLYDDGTFDRQLVEYGWVAKP; encoded by the coding sequence GTGAAAGACGGCCGACAATCCCCTTCGAGCAGACGCTCCTTCTTGAAAGTTGCGGGCGCGGGCGCACTTTGCGCCCTGACTCCAGCGAATTCCCTGGCCCAGTTCGGCCGTTCGCCCCAACGCAAACGATCCTTGCGGGTGGCGCACCTCACCGACATCCACCTCCAACCTGAGCTTCATGCCGCAGAGGGCATGGAAATGTGCTTGAAGCACGCGATGGAGCAGAAGCCGGACCTCGTGGTCTATGGCGGCGACAACATCATGGACGCGCTCACCGCCGACCGTGACCGGGTGAAACTTCAGTGGGACCTGTTCAAGAGCGTGCACAAGGCCAACAGCCACGTCGAAAGCCACTACTGCTTTGGCAACCATGACGTCTTTGGCTGGGGCGCTCGCGAGCGATTCAAAACCGACCCGCTCTTTGGCAAGCGTTACACCCTCGACGTCCTGGAATACGAGCGGTCCTATCACAGCTTCGACAAGGGGCCGTGGCACTTCGTCATCCTCGACAGCATCCAGCCCAAAGAGGGCAACGGCTATGTGGCGGGACTGGACCCGGAGCAGTTCGACTGGCTGAAGGCCGACCTGGCGACTATCCCCTTGTCTCGTCCCGTTCTGGTCGTCTCACACATCCCTATTGCAGCGGTGTGCACACTCCTTGGCAGCAATGTGGTCAAAGACGGCGCCCACTCCGTTTCCATTTCCTCGATGCATGCCGACGCGAAGCCGCTCAAAGACCTCTTCGCCAAGCACCCCAACGTCAAGCTCTGTGTGAGCGGGCACATCCACCTCGGCGACCGTCTGGAGTATCTGGGAGTGACTTACGCCTGCAATGGCGCGGTGAGCGGGGGATGGTGGACCGGGCCGAACCAGGAATTCAAGCCGGCCTATGCGCTCCTCGACCTCTATGACGACGGCACCTTTGACCGGCAGCTGGTGGAGTACGGCTGGGTCGCCAAGCCCTGA
- a CDS encoding S9 family peptidase, whose product MNRTVKFLGGCLLILSLANAGFSQSKLLTRDTFFEMESVGSPQISPDGTSVLFTRTGIDKVKDSSASNLWITDAKGERTRQLTEGGWRDSGPVWSPDGKRIAFLSDRDGTTQLYVMWLDTREIAKLTNSERTPGGVVWSPDGRQLAYTQFEPDRDPILAIKLPERPAGATWAKPPTLVNRLSWGQDGVGPTQPGTSQIYVLDAILGGTPRKVTSGAFSFGSPSWSKDGKTLFASATKVPDDDWTKGAGEIYAIEAQTGAMSALTDRKGPDSGPTVSRDGKWIAYTGFDHKDFTSHLSSLYLMDTKGAGKKVLATGLPNSPSGATWAPDSSGVYFLMGKEGSTNLWFVSLEGKISEITKGVQQLGGFSLSDNGTVATVRSTFTNPGVLSVFSLRRASDMLELVDVNKDVLSGVSLSTAEELWATSKDGLKVQGWLVKPANYQEGKKFPLVLWIHGGPWSMYGIGWSWPFQNWAAEGYGVLFTNPRGSTGYGQDFVNGIQYSYPGKDYDDLMACVDAAVAKGWVDPKNLFVCGGSGGGCLTAWIVGHTDRFAGACAMRPVIDWISFNGTTDGGRFWYDQFEKLPWEDPTDHLKRSPLTYVSNVVTPTMVMTGEADLRTPISQSEEFYRAMKLLKKDTLLVRMPDEFHGWRRPSHQLMQQLYLMAWFEKHKR is encoded by the coding sequence ATGAATCGAACAGTCAAATTCCTTGGCGGGTGCCTCCTCATCCTGTCGCTTGCGAATGCCGGATTTTCCCAATCGAAGCTGCTGACGCGCGACACGTTCTTCGAGATGGAATCGGTCGGCAGCCCGCAGATCTCCCCCGACGGCACCAGCGTCCTGTTTACGCGAACCGGCATTGACAAAGTCAAGGACTCCTCGGCGAGCAACCTCTGGATCACCGATGCCAAAGGCGAGCGAACCCGGCAGCTGACGGAGGGCGGCTGGCGGGACAGCGGCCCTGTCTGGTCGCCCGATGGCAAGCGCATCGCGTTCCTCTCGGATCGGGACGGCACGACCCAGCTTTATGTAATGTGGCTGGACACGCGCGAGATCGCCAAGCTCACCAACAGCGAACGCACGCCGGGCGGCGTGGTCTGGTCGCCAGACGGCAGGCAACTCGCCTACACCCAGTTTGAGCCCGACCGCGATCCGATCCTGGCGATCAAGCTGCCCGAGCGGCCCGCCGGGGCCACATGGGCGAAACCTCCGACGCTGGTGAATCGGCTCTCCTGGGGGCAAGATGGCGTTGGGCCAACTCAACCGGGAACGAGCCAGATCTATGTGCTCGACGCCATTCTTGGCGGCACGCCACGCAAGGTAACGAGCGGGGCTTTCTCCTTCGGTTCGCCAAGTTGGTCCAAGGACGGCAAGACCCTGTTCGCCTCGGCCACCAAGGTGCCGGACGATGACTGGACTAAGGGAGCGGGCGAGATCTATGCCATCGAGGCACAGACCGGGGCGATGTCCGCGCTCACCGATCGCAAGGGCCCCGACAGCGGTCCCACGGTCTCCCGGGACGGCAAATGGATCGCCTACACGGGATTCGATCACAAGGACTTCACGAGCCACCTTTCGAGCCTTTACTTGATGGACACGAAAGGCGCCGGGAAGAAGGTGCTCGCCACAGGCCTGCCCAACTCACCGTCAGGGGCGACGTGGGCGCCCGACAGTTCGGGCGTTTACTTCCTGATGGGCAAAGAGGGCAGCACCAACCTCTGGTTCGTCTCGCTCGAGGGCAAGATCTCGGAGATCACCAAGGGTGTCCAGCAGCTCGGAGGTTTTTCGCTCTCCGACAATGGAACCGTCGCGACGGTCCGTTCGACCTTCACGAATCCCGGAGTCTTGAGCGTGTTCAGCCTTCGGCGTGCGAGCGATATGCTGGAGTTGGTCGACGTCAACAAGGACGTGCTGTCGGGGGTCAGTCTCTCTACGGCGGAGGAGCTTTGGGCGACCTCGAAAGACGGCCTGAAAGTTCAAGGCTGGCTCGTCAAGCCCGCCAATTATCAGGAAGGGAAGAAGTTCCCGCTGGTGCTCTGGATTCACGGGGGGCCTTGGTCGATGTACGGCATCGGCTGGAGTTGGCCGTTCCAGAACTGGGCCGCAGAGGGCTACGGCGTCCTCTTTACGAACCCACGCGGCAGCACGGGCTACGGCCAGGACTTCGTGAACGGCATCCAATACAGCTATCCGGGCAAGGACTATGACGACCTGATGGCCTGTGTGGACGCGGCCGTGGCGAAGGGATGGGTCGACCCAAAGAACCTCTTCGTCTGCGGGGGGAGCGGGGGCGGGTGCCTCACCGCCTGGATTGTAGGGCACACCGACCGGTTCGCCGGGGCGTGCGCGATGCGCCCGGTGATTGACTGGATCTCCTTCAACGGGACCACCGACGGAGGACGGTTCTGGTACGACCAGTTCGAGAAGCTGCCCTGGGAGGACCCCACGGACCATCTGAAGCGCTCGCCGCTCACGTACGTCAGCAACGTGGTGACGCCGACGATGGTGATGACCGGCGAGGCCGACCTGAGGACGCCGATCTCGCAGAGCGAGGAGTTCTATCGGGCAATGAAACTCTTGAAGAAGGACACGCTGCTGGTGCGGATGCCTGATGAGTTCCACGGCTGGCGCCGGCCGAGCCATCAATTGATGCAGCAGCTTTATCTGATGGCGTGGTTCGAGAAGCACAAGAGGTGA